Genomic DNA from Cydia fagiglandana chromosome 19, ilCydFagi1.1, whole genome shotgun sequence:
ATGCATGATAATCTATCACCTGAAAAAACTTTAGACAGTACAATTCAAGAAACAAATAAAGATTGtaacaattatattttatcagaaTGTATTGCCACAGAATCTATGAAAAATGATCAAAGTCAGAAGCAGGTTGGAGATATGTATGTAGAGAAGGCCAATAATTTTCTAGGTAATAATTTAGTACCAGTAAAGGATAGAAGAATAGAGACAAATACTAATGCAACCAAAGAACCAGATAACCAAGTTGTCTTAACAAAACATGGAGAGGAAGTAAAAGACAATCACAATTCTGAAAACGAGAAAGGAGATATGCATAAAGACATTTTGCAAGGAATTAATTTAGTGCCAGTGGAGGACAACAGAATAGAGGCAAATAATAATTCAATCATAGAGGAAAATGAACACTTAGTAAAAACTGGTGAAAAATCCAAAGTAGaacgtcaaaattctaaaaatgaAAAAGAAGAATGTAACGATCGCTTGCTACAAAATAACTTAGAAACAGAGGACAAAAGTAAAGAGACAAATAACAACGCAAGCCAAAGCACAACCCAACAAGACTTAACCACAACAAAACCAGCAGATAATTCCAAAATTGAAACCGAAAATTCTCACACTGAATCTAATTTACCTACAGGCAAAATAACTAAAAGTTTCAAGTATATTCTAAAGAAGTTAATAAAGGAAAAGCGCATTCCAAAAGAAGATGAAGAGGATCGTATTTCTGATGAATTTGGAGAAGACTATGCGACACATTTGTGGTCATTCGTGGCTTCGTTAGACCGCGATTATGAAAATAATACTCGGACAACCATAGAATATTCAGACGACGAAGAATATGAAGACGACAATCTTAGAGAGTTTGCTTTCTTCCTGAACTTCTATTCGCCGTCATCTTACAAGTATATCTTAGAAACGTACAATACTCCGCTACCAGAGCTGAAAGTCCTATATTCATGGTATTTAAAAGATGATCATTACCCGGGCCTGTCGGAGAAAGCCTTTAAGATTTTAAAGGAAAAATCTTCAGTGAAACGACAGACTTGTACCTTGATGCTTATTGATATATTCTTGAATAACGAAGGTAGATATTGTGACCAGGTGGACTATGGACATGGTGAATACTTCAATTTTATCGACAAAGCTGTATTGGCCTACGTTTTTGTGTTAGTAAGTTTAGACGAAGACTGGAAGATGCCAATAGGCTACATTTTCGCGCGGAACATTCCGGCTGAAACGCAGGCAGAGTACATCAGGATCTGTTTGACGCATTGCAATGAGGCCGGAGCTGATGTTGTAGCGGTCACATTGGAGAATCCTACTCCTGCTGAGTATCTTGGGTGTTCCTTTGATAATATAAGGAATTTAAAGACTACTTTTAAGCACCCGTCGTGTGACCGTGAAGTAGCTGTTTGGATCGACCCTTGCTTGGCTCTCAAGAGCGCGCGTCAAACACTAGAAGTCAAAGGTGTTTTGAAAGATGATGAGGGCAAAAAAATTCGCTGGAATTTAATAAGAAGGCTAAAGAGATTACCTACAGATGATTTCGTCGATCTTGAGGCTCCAGAATTTTTCGAACTGAAAAATCACATCGCGAAAATCGATCTCACATCGGAGACTTTCAGTAAAAGTCTGATTCCAGCGTTGGAGCTTGCTGAAAAATTATTACCAGATACGTTCACAGATATTGAACCGACGAAGAGATATATAGCGTTTATCAATATGCTGTATAATATACTTAACTCAAGGGTGACTGCTAGAATGCGAAATATTGCTTTACAATTGCATGAGGCGAAGAAATATTTGATTCATTTATTTTCCAATGAAGACAATAAGTTATCGACTTTGGATAGAGAGAATCTTGCCTGGAAACGCCTGCAAGGCTACCGATACTTTCTCAAAGGCGAACCGGTCTGTGGTTTCATCGGATTCCTGATTTGTATCGAGAGTTTCAGGCATTTATACACTACTCTCATTAAAAAGGAGAAGAGAATCACTTACTTAAATCCTCAGCGACTGTGCAAAGTGCAAGCGGAAGATTTGGTGAACAATTTAAGAGCATACGACTATTTAGACGCCGACTCTTTATCTGGAGAACGTTTCCAACGTTTCTATAACAATTTATTTGAATATCTTGAGAAAAACCCGCAGTTTTCTGACAAAAGTGTCCCATTAGGACACTGGCCGTTGCAAAATAGGTTTCCTCCGATGGTCACTATTAAGCTAACATCTGGTAAGCGCTCCTATGATGACGTGTACTCCGGCCAATACAGGCTTAAGAAGATGAAAAAGACTTCAGAAGAAGAAAGAGCGACTAAATTAGTCCGTGATTACTCCAAAGCGATGGACACAGAAATAGACTTATCGATAAGAAAGAACATGGTCGGTTTCTTAGCGGGCTGGATCGCAGCTAAATTTGCAAAGTGCTTGAAATGCGAAGAGTGCATTGATTTGCTTTGTACTGATAAGAAGCTTTGGTTTCATAAGTTCATAACTGTAAGATGGATCTACGCTTTATGCTTGCCGAGCGAGGACATTTTCCGTATCTGTTGGGAGTGCGAACGAGCGCTCCGCATGAAAGGGTCTCCTATGCGCCTCAAGGCTTGGGTGCTCCGTCGTCTAGCCCCGAAATTCCCCTGGTCTAAGTCTCCAAAAAGATCTAAACACCGTCCGCTCCATCATATCCAGCTCGCGCGCGCTGTGATCGCGAAATACCTCGCGCTGCGAATGCCGACGCCATTCGGGAAGAAAGACAGGGAGAAGATTGTGGAGATGTACCAGCAGTTCACGACCAGGGACCCTGATGAGTCGATGGACAAGTATAGGGTTGAGGATTTGGAAGACTGGTTGAATCGTAGCAAAGAAGAGGATTCTGATGAttgattttttatataatattgataaataagacaaacaCTGAAGTTTttaatgattcacggttagctTCACTAGACTTACATCGACCGGGATAtaaaccgtgattaccttttgtattgttttcgagctcccgatatttcggcgcagttacatgcatcttgttcacgggtaactgggctataaccgcgaaaatcgaagttcgcaaattgcgggcatttttctctgtctctctaattacgcctgcattggagtaaaagagaaagattccgcaatttgcgaatttcggttttcgcggtagcccctctgattaTAGCGGGCGGGTGTCAAAGTTGTGTAGACCGCGCTCGGTTCACGGTGCaaatcccggtcgatataagtcaaGTGAAACACTGAAGCctttaataaaaactataacGTGTTTTATGAGGCTATGTGTTCTCAGTATTTAGGtttaagatgttttttttttttcataattcttTGTTTACTAAGATTTGATGTGATATTGAGATTATTAAATTGTTGGCTCAGTTATAAGAATTTAACTTCACAAAGTGAAACTCGAAATGTGTGATGTGTCGATCTCAGAAAAAAACGTAGTGTGTATACTAAACTATAGATGGCGCTGTGTTGCTTAATTGTAATGTTCGTTTGGGATTATGTATATTAACGGGCCTATCTTTACTTTTGAAATGATTGACTTCGACCGGTCGACCCCATTCAGTTGACCTCAAAACGTCCAAAACTATTACGGAGTCTATTTTGCGAGAGTGACactatatggggcattatctatgaaaaggggaccttattgtcgatggcgcttacgccgcacagcgtcgcgcaccattgtatttatatcggagcatcgttaataatgacgtaagggccatcgacaataaggtcccttttcatagataacgtcacatataggtTATAAGTATTCTCGGacttggtttccgcaactcgacgtcatatAAAAGGGGTTGgtcggtggaagtttttagcagatggcgccatcatagcttgccctgtcaatccctagaattctgtgaaatttttgttttttaataccctggatgccagccctttaagccaaatctcatagaaaaggaggcaagctatgatggcgccatctatgcaaacctttgacagttgccaacacCATTacgcctattttgcgtggtgGGTTGTCGGCAGTACTCTCGCCAACCCAACTCTAGCCctcaagcacagaataaataatagtactaccgtacagaaaggaaacttcctacaaaaccgaagtttgacagcggttcagggtcgaatcatgctatcccttcctaatatatggcactatccctttcggctatttagggttgtcaaaattcaaatgattatcttatctgtggtcgtgcacgccaaaggaagtcaagtggtgccaaccctaataattgctcggagcaatgctgagccgagcggagccgagtttggccgatctcaggagtttcgcacccctgcctcaAGTCcatactaagaaaaaaaaacccaaCTACCAAGAAGTCTAGCAGACCCTGAGAGTGACActatttttatatgaaaatgttaTGATATTTTTGTAAGAATATTCAAATCTGGAAGTCTTTTATATGGTAATTAATTTAGTTCTgagaaataaaaaaagtaataactgaatcttatattataatatagatACTAATACAAGTACAAATGATAAAAGAATTTGATTGTGATCGAAGGCTGTACTTAGTCTGTAAGTTGATTGAATTGTTAACTACTTTATGAACAAAAGAATAAAAACGGATTTATATACATgcgttttatttacttattacacGACTAGATTATCCGCCTatgtgtaaggcctgagtggacgctcgaagcggagcgttcggcggggcgtgcagcgtggcgtcgggctcacaagtgatttgagcagcgtcaggtgtggctcactccgcgattttgtcgctttgctacaggtagctaaaagtacatctgttcgaccccaattttggggtttgccataagccgcgcgtggcgctgtcgccacctattagcggccatatctgtgctgatcgtgacagatgcgttttgttagagagtgagtcttctgtacctagtactattatttattctgtggcagcgtgcactaaggccgctcctatatgtttgcatttgtttaacatgcacgccccgccccgctgcacgctcaactcgagcgtccactcggGCCTTACATTATGACTAAATAGATTGCTTTGAAACTTTCTACTTACAATaggataaaggatgactcacgctagaccgggccgaagcttccggcgcttcgttttctatggaaagcaccacgtgatcaccgattagtcatagaaaatgacatgtcggacgcctcggcccgggcccagcccggtctagcgtgagtgaTCCTACCTTACCTACCCGTACCTGTATACCTTAGTATATCTAGTACTGTAATTCGTTTATCTAGCTTCAGGATACCATAGATAAATACAgcgaatttttttatacataaaagACTTGTTTTAGctctatttcgtttgttttatatACTGGAGCTATATCACATAATAAACTAGTACTAGGTAGACAGGTATGACCGCTaggcggcgacagcgccacgcgcggcttacggccaaaattggtgtggaatggaacggatgtacttgttgcgacgcgacgaaatcgcggagtgagccacgcctggatACTCGTATATACTTAAACTAATTACAGAACTAGATACACCTCATTTCATTGTATGTGCAAAGTTTTAttacaatccaacacgtagttttaaaatgagaatgaAACTCAGTTTGTTGTTATGTGAGAAGGTGAAATTCGGCCGAGCTTGCTTGGGGACTGTTTTTTGACATTATTGTTATTTTCTTTTCTCCCAAAAACCAAGCAAGTATGTTTGTGTAGGTATTcaaattaggtacagtcaactgtaaaaatatgggtgtagccaacttaaaaatatgtcccatagttcttaattcgctgatataagagctatgggacatatttttgagatgatttgtgctcccatatttttacagtttacGTACTATCTTTATTATTAATTGGTCTCCCGTCAACATGCAATGCCTAATGCCTTGATTGATCTAGATATTCTAGATTACTATGTCCTAAAGTTAATGGGTACTGCAATTAACGTTTTACAATTATTGTCCCCGCAGGCCAAGCTAAAATAAATCTTATGTCCACGCTATAAAGCCTTTGATAAGTGCAAATTTTTCTCGGTTTTTAACTTTAACTTTTAGGGGTATTTGGTTTAGTAGGTTGGTATTTGTGTTACAATTTCCTGTGAAATGTTATGAAATGTCACGAAAATGTATTGTGTTGTGATGGATttgatttttaaccgacttccatttcatagaaggaggagaggttctgtattcggttgtggctattttttttttctatgtacgttcaccgattactccgacatccgtagtccgatttgagtaattctttttttgtttgataggagctacctccgagttggtcccattttaatttggttctgttctgatgatgggatccatgaggaattgagggaactcctcaatttttaaaggcacatgcatggtgatttgggtgttttcttaagcaactcgagcattttctcccgaaaaccaccactttgatgaaatagacctgatgatgatgattgttttgatgataatgatgatgattttataaatgtagtatgttcagcgattacttcggcacctgtgatccgatttgagtaattctttttttgtttggaaggaatTGCTTggaaggtgtttccgtattatttttggttctggtctgatgatggaatccatgaggaattgagggaactcctcagtttttaaaggcacatgtaaagtgatttcggtgttttctaaagtaacttgagcatttgcttccgaacaccgccaatttgatgtagtgcaagtgtagccttaccacgagtttgacattgacatattcgctatgTTAGcaacgctaacgtcttcgtaacttacttttatgcatctcgctcgcactaatatgccagtacgagcgagatgcaaagaaagtaggtaagttacacacacgctagcgaataaatcagtgtcaaactcttggtaagctggtaaggataggtactgatcgggggttagggtaaggagttaaggggtcgggtaatggtggttgaagggctgttggttcagggccgaggggtacatggatcaggggttgatgcgctgtgaggtagagtgatcgggggggttgagggattgggtcagtggcggggcggaggatggatttagtgtagtgacaggaattatgatttcccagacggactcgagaaaattcctgattacatattgaTTAAAGTATGtccacgaatttagtgttaatcatgatgttgtttttcattcatgcgtcgcgctcttaagagtgcgttaaaactaaaaatggaaaaataaaaactttttacaaaaaaaaaaccgacttcaaaaaggatatatgaaataaaatattatcctttttaagtctatgcgttaccaactgatatgtttgaagtcggtgccaagccaagtagtaacaatacctgtcaaaaataatcagctttatgactataaatcccattagaactgtacttaataactattataaatgtgcaaGTAAttttgtctgcctctttgtcgccttttcatggctaaacaactgaaccgctttaggtgaaatttgccAACAaatccttgaattgttttatattttgaaatataatcctctaaataagggacgggaaataacttcaatcccaatcccacgcttgcgtgccgacaaacatggtacggactgtgccaagaaggtttgatcgtgtgttctgaggtgtgttcttaggtacacccatataaccattccagtcgcagaatcatcaaagtggtaactaaatgtcagatgtgtcgtaacagagtccacacaatgtgtctagaattgtttcgaaacaaagtgtcgtcgccgtgtgtacacttttccgtaacaaggtgtcgacacatttgtgtgcactttgcgtgcggtttgcgactaaatctgacagcaaatttgtgacagcaaatgtcaatataaaatacctcttgaaaaccaaggtttgtcaaactactattagtgtctcgtgtgctcgtaagtaattctagtaagtcatcgtgggcgatgcaaatgataataatcgaccaaaaccatataaacacccaacacccgtcaaccttttacagaaaagtttttaaagaaatgcaataagctacttaggtcagccaacgaatactcaaaaaagttgtagagggaaatgctcggaacacaatttttgactctgtaagtTGGTtaggacaagttaggaggtgaacatatcaaaagtccccggccgtagcccttgagcgggggg
This window encodes:
- the LOC134673840 gene encoding uncharacterized protein LOC134673840, with the translated sequence MCKYPAPECQPIEDGNEVDNEAEEDNAMSEDEEDSEVSDSESYFTDSSVNMRTESESDGESASGHRVTPDMVLLLMLKENGAISEEKYAEKAEKCEKNYRFLIPKIPRSRTSSYDLFMRELNEAEESNDDDENNDSNAGVTDKEVEDNDGNKGTVETSNVSEVECDKDIIKDGKDIESIEKDKFKEGACDLPKNDTNVPLELDDTSRKQCSEENILLKEEQGNIVGNQMECEEVQEKMQDYPACDENQKEEYQGQQKPMHDNLSPEKTLDSTIQETNKDCNNYILSECIATESMKNDQSQKQVGDMYVEKANNFLGNNLVPVKDRRIETNTNATKEPDNQVVLTKHGEEVKDNHNSENEKGDMHKDILQGINLVPVEDNRIEANNNSIIEENEHLVKTGEKSKVERQNSKNEKEECNDRLLQNNLETEDKSKETNNNASQSTTQQDLTTTKPADNSKIETENSHTESNLPTGKITKSFKYILKKLIKEKRIPKEDEEDRISDEFGEDYATHLWSFVASLDRDYENNTRTTIEYSDDEEYEDDNLREFAFFLNFYSPSSYKYILETYNTPLPELKVLYSWYLKDDHYPGLSEKAFKILKEKSSVKRQTCTLMLIDIFLNNEGRYCDQVDYGHGEYFNFIDKAVLAYVFVLVSLDEDWKMPIGYIFARNIPAETQAEYIRICLTHCNEAGADVVAVTLENPTPAEYLGCSFDNIRNLKTTFKHPSCDREVAVWIDPCLALKSARQTLEVKGVLKDDEGKKIRWNLIRRLKRLPTDDFVDLEAPEFFELKNHIAKIDLTSETFSKSLIPALELAEKLLPDTFTDIEPTKRYIAFINMLYNILNSRVTARMRNIALQLHEAKKYLIHLFSNEDNKLSTLDRENLAWKRLQGYRYFLKGEPVCGFIGFLICIESFRHLYTTLIKKEKRITYLNPQRLCKVQAEDLVNNLRAYDYLDADSLSGERFQRFYNNLFEYLEKNPQFSDKSVPLGHWPLQNRFPPMVTIKLTSGKRSYDDVYSGQYRLKKMKKTSEEERATKLVRDYSKAMDTEIDLSIRKNMVGFLAGWIAAKFAKCLKCEECIDLLCTDKKLWFHKFITVRWIYALCLPSEDIFRICWECERALRMKGSPMRLKAWVLRRLAPKFPWSKSPKRSKHRPLHHIQLARAVIAKYLALRMPTPFGKKDREKIVEMYQQFTTRDPDESMDKYRVEDLEDWLNRSKEEDSDD